A segment of the Streptomyces sp. P9-A2 genome:
CGTCGCGCCGGATGTGGTAGTAGCAGACGTAGTCGCTGAGGACGGAGACGTTGGCCGCGCGCAGATATGCCTCGGTGACGAAGACGTGGTCCTCCAGGCGCCGCCGCCCCTCGGGAAAGCGCAGCCCGATCTCGTCGAGGAACGCCCGGCGGAACATCTTGTGCGGGGTGAGGCTGTCGATCAGCGGAGCGTTCTCCACCGTGGCCCGCGGATGGTTGCGGCGGAACAGTTCCACCGGCACACCGCGGTTCCTGCCGGCCATCTTGCCCACGACGACGTCCGCGCCATGGGCCACCCCGTACGCGTACATCCGCTCCAGGGCCTCGTCGCCCAGGTAGTCGTCGTTGTCGACGAACATCACGTACTCGCCCCGGGCGGCGGCGATCCCGACGTTGCGCGGCTTGCCGGACCAGCCGGAGTTCTCCTGGTGGATCACCCGCATCCGGGGGTCCTCGTCGGCCAGCCGGTCGAGCCGTGCGGGAGTCCCGTCGGTGGAACCGTCGTCGACGAAGATCGCCTCGTACTCCTCGGTGGGCAGGGACTGCCGACGTAAGGAGGAGACACAGTCCTCGAGGTAGGTCCCCGGGTTGTACACGGGGACGATGACGCTGACCTTGACCGGCATCTGGATGTGTGGCCCTTCGGGTCGCTTGCCGCCGGAGGGACGGCTTGGTGCGTGTTGACCCGAATCGTAACCCTGTGGCCACCCCGGTCCCGCTCTTTTCGGACGCCGTCGAGACTGTGCCGTGATCGCCCCTGGCACGTCGGAACGATCGGCTTAGTCGAAGGGGGACGTGATGAAGGATCAGCACGTGAAGAACCGGTGCCGGGAGGACCGGACCGCTTCGTGTCGGTGGAAGCGGTCCGGACGCTGCGAGTAGATGCGCTTTTCACGGACCTCCTTCCGCGATCGGAGGTGTCACGAGGCCGATTACCCACACCGGCACGGCTCACACATACCTTTTGCATCTATTTGTCGAGTCTGGTGTCAGGAGCGGTGCCGCCTGCGGATCCGCGCGACCAACAGGCTCAGGGCGACGGCGCCCGCAAGCACCGCGGCGGCCCGCTTGGCGACCGGCAGACCGGCGGTGCGCAGCAGGTCGAGGGGCTCGTCCGGCGGGGCCTCGGCCCGTCGGACGGCCTGCGGCGCACCGGCCACGACAGTCGCACCGGTCTCGCCGGCCACACCGGTCTCCCCGGCCGCACTGGTCTTGTCGGCCGCACCGGTCTCGTCGGCCGTGCCGGGCGGCTGCGTCAGCTGTTCGGACAGGCAGGCGGCGAACCGGCCGATGAGCCGCTCGCCGACCTCCGCCAGCACCCCTCGACCGAACTGCGCCGGCCGCCCGGTCACCGTCAGGTCGGTACGCACCGACACCGCCGTGCCGCCGTCCCGTTCGCCGAGCGTCGCCGTGACCGTCGCCCGCGCGGTGCCCTGGCCCCTGGTCTCCCGGCCGGAGGCGACCAGCACCATCCGGTGCGCCGTCTCGTCCCGCTCCTCGAAGACGGCCGTGCCCCGGTAGGTCACGGTGACCGGCCCCACCTTGACCTTCACCGAGCCGGTCACCTTCGTGCCGTCGTACTCCTCGACGGTCGCCCCCGGCAGACACGGCGCGACCCGTTCGATGTCGAGGAGCGCCGGCCAGGCGTCGTCGACCGGGACGGGAACGGTGAACTCGTGATGCAGTTCCATGTCTTCCACCTCGCGGTTCGGTTCTCGGGTGACCAAGGGAGGGGCAGGGGCCGAGGGCTCGACAAGGCCCGGGCGGCTCGAGGGCGTTCAGGGCGCGGGCACGGGCGGATGGACCGCTCCCCCGGTCGCGGACAGTGGTGCGCCCGTGCCGCCCCAGCGCAGCGCGACGATCTCCGCGGCCACCGACACCGCCACCTCCTCGGGCGTACGGGCCCCGAGGTCGAGCCCGACCGGTGAGCGCAGCCGGGACAGCTCGTCCCCGGTGAGCCCGGCCTCGACCAGCCGTTCCCTCCGGTCCGTGTGGGTGCGGCGGCTGCCCATCGCGCCGATGTAGGCGGCCGGCCGGCGCAGCGCCTCCAGGAGCAGCGGCACATCGAACTTCTGGTCGTGGGTGAGGACACAGATCACCGTGCGCCCGTCGGTCTCCGTGCCCTGCAGATACCGGTGCGGCCAGTCCACGACCACCTCGACGCCCTCCGGGAAGCGGCGGGGCGTGGCGAACACGGGGCGGGCGTCGCAGACGGTGACCCGGTAGCCGAGGAAGGCGCCGATCCGGGCCACGGCCGCCGCGTAGTCGATCGCCCCGAAGACCAGCATGCGCGGCGGCGGCGCGAAGGACTGCAGGAACACACTCACCGCGTCCTCCCGGCGTTGCCCCCGGGGCCCGTAGTGACGCAGCCCCGTGGCGCCGAGGGCGAGTTCGCCGCGGGCGTCGGCGGTGACCGCCGCGTTCAGGCCGGTCGTCCCCAGCGTGCCCGCCAGCCGGTCCCGCCACACGGCCAGCGTGGCCCCGCGCGGCGCGGGACCGTCGGTCACCGTCGCCACGGTCACCGGCTCGCCCGCGGCGACCGACTCGGCGACGGCGCCGAACGCGGGGTCCCGCTCCGGTGTCACCGGGCGCACGAGCAGGGTGATCTCGCCACCGCAGGTCAGGCCGACCGCGAAGGCGTCGTCGTCGCTGTAGCCGAAGGTCTCCAGCCGGGCGTCACCGTCACCGACAACCTCCCGGGCCAGCTCGAACACCGCGCCCTCGACGCACCCGCCGGAGACACTGCCCACCACCTCGTCGTCCGGCCCCACGGCCATCGCCGCGCCCGGATCACGCGGTGTGCTGCGGCTCGCGCCGACCACGGTGGCGAGGCCGAACGGCCGGCCCGCGGTGTACCAGCGGGTGAGCGCCGGGAGGATGTCACGCACGGTGGGCTCCTTCCCGGGGTACGGCGGCCGGATCGGGTGCGCCAGCCCGGCCGGGGGAGGCCCGGTCGGGGGAGGCGCCCCGTACCACCGCCGCCAGGTTCTCCAGGGCGGCCAGGCTGTGGCCCTCGACGAACGCGTCCACGCTCGGCAGCGCCGCCGCCATTCCCGCGGCCAGCGGGGCGTAACCGGGTCGTGCCTTGAGCGGATTGGCCCAGATCACCCGGTGGGCCAGCCGGTGCAGGCGGCGCATCTGGGCCGCGAGGAGCTCGGGGTCGCCGCGCTCCCAGCCGTCCGACAGCAGCACCACCACGGCGCCACGGGCCATGCCCCGCTGCCCCCAGAGGTCGAGGAACTCCCGCAGCAGTACACCGAGCCTGGTACCACCACGCCAGTCGGGTACCGCGTCCCAGGCCGCGCTCAGGGCCGGATCGGGGTCCCGGTGGGACAGCTCCCGGGTCACCCGGGTCAGCCGGGTGCCGATCGTGAACACCTCCGCCGTCCGCCCGCGTACGGCGGCGTGCGCGAAGCGCAGCAACGCGTCCGCGTACGGCGCCATCGACCCGCTGACGTCGACGAGCAACACCAGACGGCGTGGCCGTTCGGCCCGTGCCCGGTGCCGCAGCCGGGCCGGTTCGCCGCCCCGCCGCAGCAGTTCCCGCACGGTCCGGTGCGGATCCACGTCCCCGCGCCGGGCGGGCCGGCGGCGCGCCGTGCGCCGGACCTCGCCGCGCGGCGTCAGCGCCGCCAGCAGCCGCCGCACCTGCTCCCGCTCGGCGGCGGCCAGGTCCGCGAGGTCGCGGTGGCGGAGCGTCTCGGTGGAACTGGCCCGCGTGGCCAGGGGCGGCCCCGGACGCTCCTCCTCCGTGCCGCCCGCACGGCGGCCCGCGGCGTCGCGCACCACGAGCCGCTGCCGCGGGCGGGGAGCGGCCGGTGGCGGTGGTCCGCCGGGCTCGCCGGTGCCGAAGTACGCGGCGAAGACCCGGTCGTACCGCTCCAGGTCGTCCGGTCCCGCGCACAGCGTCAGCCGCCCCGCCCAGTACACGTCCGTCCGCGCCCCGGGCCGCAGGGCGTCCACCGCGCGCAGGAAAGCGTGCACCCGCTCCGCGCTCGCGTCGGCGCCCGCCGCGCGCAGGGCGCGGGCGAATCCGAGAAGCACCGCGACCGCCTCGTACGGGCCACCGGCCCGCACGTCCTCCGCCCGTACACCGTCGTCCCGCACGTCCCGCTCCCCGTCCGGCGCCGAGCGTCCCCGCGGGGCCCCGCCGGTCACGTCCGCCACGCCCGCCATGTCCGTCACGTCCCTCGTGCGGCGAGTACCGCCGCCAGATCGAGTCCCCGCGCCCGCTCGATGTCCTCCCGGTACTTCAGCGCCGACCCCAGCGTCGCGACGGCGAGGTCGGCGTCGACCTCGCTCGCCCCGAGCGCGTCCAGGGCCTGCGCCCAGTCGATCGTCTCGGCCACCCCCGGCGGCTTGAGCAGGTCCTGCGCGCGCAGCGCCTGCACCAGCGCGGTCACCTGCTCGGCCAGTCGCGCCGACACCCCGGGCAGCCGGCGCCGGACGATGGCCAGCTCGCGGGCGAAGTCCGGATGGCCGAACCAGTGGTACAGGCAGCGTCGCTTGAGCGCGTCGTGCACCTCCCGGGTGCGGTTCGACGTCAGCACGACCACCGGCGGCACCTCGGCCCGTACCGTGCCCAGCTCCGGGATCGTCACCGAGAACTCCGACAGCAGCTCCAGCAGGAGCGCCTCGAACTCGTCGTCGGCCCGGTCGATCTCGTCGACGAGCAGGACGCACGGCTGCGTCTGAAGGGCCCGCAGCAGGGGCCGGGCGATCAGGAAGCGGCGGTCGTACAGCTCGCCCTCCAGCCGGTCGGCGTCCGTGATGCCGGTCGCCTCGGCGGCCCGCAGATGCAGCAGCTGGCGGGGGAAGTCCCAGTCGTAGAGGGCCTGGGAGGCGTCGATGCCCTCGTGGCACTGGAGCCGGATCAACGGAGCGTCCAGTGCCTCGGCGAGGGCGGTCGCCAGCGCGGTCTTGCCGACGCCCGGGTCGCCCTCGCAGAACACCGGCCGGTGCAGTTTCAGGGCGAGGAAGCAGGCCATGGCCAGCCCGTCGTCGAGGAGGTACCCCGTCGCCTCCAGACGGGCCCGCACCTCGTCCGGCCCGGAAGCCACCCGGTCCGGCCCGCCCGTCGCCGGGCCCGGTCCGCCGGGGCCCGGCCCGTCGCTCCCCGCTGCGCCGCTGATCGGCCTCACCCCATTCCGGCCGCGGTCAGCACCGCCCGCCGGGTGAGCACCTGCGCCAGGTGAGCCCGGTACTCGGGCGAACCCGAGGTGTCCCGGGGCGGCTGGGTGCCCTCCGCCGCCGACTGTGCGGCCCGCGCCACGGCCTGCGTGTCGTCGCAGCCGGCCAGGGCCCGCTCGGCCGCCGTGGCCCGCAGCGGGGTCGCGCCCATGTTGACCAGCCCGATCCGCGCCTCGGTGATCCGCCCGTTGTCGCGGCGTACCAGCGCCGCCACACCGACGATCGCGTAGGACTGCGCCACCCGCTGGAACTTCTCGTAGTGGAAGCCCCAGCCGTCCGCCTTCGGTACCCGCACCTCGACCAGCAGCTCGTCGGGCTCCAGCACCGTCTCCAGATAGTTGACGAAGAACTCACGGGCCGGGACCGTGCGCCGGCCGCCCGGGCCCGCGACGACCAGCTCACCGTCCATGGCGAGTACCGCCGCGGGCAGATCCGCCGCCGGGTCCGCGTGCGCCAGCGAGCCACCGAAGGTGCCCCGGTGCCGTACGGCCGGGTCGGCGACCGTACGGGTGGCGGCGGCCAGCAGCCCCGCGTGCCGGCGCACCAGTGGATCACGGATGACCTCGTGGTGCGTGGTCATCGCGCCGATGACGAGCGTGTCGCCGTCCTCGCGCACCCCGCGCAGCCCAGGGACGCGGCCGACGTCCACCACCAGTTCCGGGAAGGCCAGCCGCAGCCTGAGCAACGGCAGCAGGCTCTGCCCGCCGGCCAGTACCTTCGCGTCCTCACCGCCGTCGGCGAGTACGCGCAGCGCCTCGTCGAGGCTGGTGGGCCGGGCGTAGTCGAATGCCGGGGGGATCATGCGGAGGCCTCCTTCGCCGAGCGCACTGCCCGCCACACCCGCTCGGGCGTGCACGGCATCGTCACGTCGTTCACCCCGAGCGGCCGCAGCGCGTCCACGACCGCGCCGACCACGGCGGGCGTCGAGGCGATCGTCCCCGCCTCGCCGACGCCCTTGACGCCCAGCGGATTGGAGGTCGCCGGCGTCTCGGTCCGCTCCGTGACGAACTCCGGCAGGTCACCGGCCACCGGGACCAGGTAGTCGGCCATCGTGCCCGTGACCAGGTTGCCCTCGTCGTCGTAGACGGCCTCCTCGTACAGCGCCTGCGCGATGCCCTGGGCGAGACCGCCGTGCACCTGGCCCTCCACGATCACCGGGTTGATCACCCGGCCCACGTCGTCGACGCAGACGTAGGAGCGGATCCGGATCTGCCCGGTCTCCGTGTCGACCTCGACGGCGCACAGGTGCGTGCCGTGCGGGTACGAGAAGTTCTCCGGGTTGAGCAAGTGCTCGGCGTTGATGGTGGGCTCCATGCCGTCCGGCACGTCGTGCGAGGTGAACGTCTCGAACGCGATCTCCTGGATCGTCCTCCGCGCCTCGGGCGAGCCCTTGACGGTGAACACACCGTCGGTGAAGTCCAGGTCGTTCTCGTTCGCCTCCAGCAGGTGCGCGGCGACCTTTCGGGCCTTCTCCACCACCTTCTCGGCCGCGTGGTGCACCGCCGACCCGCCGACCACCAGCGACCGCGAGCCGTACGTGTCCATGCCCTGCGGGGCCGCCCTGGTGTCGCCGTGCACCACCTCGATGTCCTCGAACGGCACGCCCAGCACGTCGGCGGCGATCTGGCTCCAGCTCGTCACGTGCCCCTGCCCGTGCGGGCTGGTGCCGGTGACCACCTCGACCTTGCCGGTGGGCAGCATGCGGATGCTCGCCGCCTCCCAGCCGCCGGCCGCGTACCGCAGGTCCCGCAGCACCCGGCTCGGGGCGAGCCCGCACATCTCCGTGTACGTCGAGACGCCGATGCCGAGCCGTACGGTGTCGCCGCGCTCGTTGCGTTTCTGCTGCTCGGCGCGCAGGTCGTCGTACCCGAACAGCGCGAGCGCCTTCTCGGTGGCCGCCTCGTAGTTGCCGCTGTCGTACGTCAGACCCGCGATCGAGTCGTACGGGAACTCCTCGTGCCGGATCCAGTTCCGGCGCCGCACCTCGAGGGGGTCGAGGCCGAGCTCGGCCGCCAGCTCGTCCATGATCCGCTCGATGGCGAACGTGGCCTCCGGGCGCCCGGCGCCGCGGTACGCGTCCGTCGGCGTCTTCGTCGTGAACACACCCGTACAGGTGAAGTCGTAGGCGTCCATCTTGTAGATCGCCGGATACATGAACGCGCCGAGGATCGGGATGCCGGGCGTGACCAGCATCAGATAGGCGCCCATGTCGGCGAGCAGCTCGACCTTCAGGCCCAGGAGCCTGCCCTCGCCGGTGGCGGCGACCTCGATGTCCTGGATCATGCCGCGGCCGTGGTGGGTGGCCAGATAGCCCTCGGAACGCGACTCGGTCCACTTCACCGGCCGGCCCAGCCGCCGGGCCACCTCCAGCGCGACGGCCTCCTCGCCGTACACCTGGAGTTTGGAGCCGAACCCGCCGCCCACGTCCGGGGCGACCACCCGCAGCTTCTGTTCGGGGATCCCCGTGACCGTCGCCAGCATTATTCGGAGGATGTGCGGGACCTGGGTCGCCGAGTAGACCGTGTACTCGCCGGAGGCGGCGAGCGGGGTGACGACGACCGCGCGCGGCTCCATCGCGTTGGCGATCAGCCGCTGCTGGTGGAAGCGGCGGGTGACGACCACGTCGGCACGCCGCTTGACCGTCTCGTAGTCCTCGCCGGTCTTCAGCGGCCACACGTAGCTGCGGTTGGTGCCCTTGTCCGCGTGGACCAGCGGGGCGTCCTCGGCGAGCGCCGCCTCCAGGTCGAGCACCGGCTCCAGCGGCTCGTAGTCGACCTCGACCGCCTCCAGCGCGTCGGCCGCCGCGTACCGGTCACGGGCCACCACGACCGCCACCGGGTCGCCCGCGTGCCGCACCTCGTCGACCGCGACCGGCGGGTGGTCCGGCATCACGATGTCCTCGGTGACCGGCCAGGCGCAGGGCAGTGAACCGAGCCCCTCGGCCAGGTCACGGCCGCTGAACGCGGCCACCACCCCGGGGCGTTCGAGGGCGGGGGAGACGTCGACCCGCTCGATGCGGGCGTGCGCCATGGGGCTGCGCAGGAACGCGATGTGCAGCAGACCGGTGACGGAGATGTTGTCGGTCCAGTTGGTCTGTCCGGTGACCAGCCGGGCGTCCTCCTTGCGGAGCCGGCTCCGGCCCACCTCACGCTCGGTGTTCCGGTCGGTGCTCTGATCCGTCATGCCGTGACCTCCTCCGATGCGGCGGCAGCGGCGAGCACCGCGCGGACGATGTTCTGGTAACCGGTGCAGCGGCACATGTTGCCCTCGAGTGCCTCGCGCACCTCGTCCGCGTCGGGGTCCGGGTTCTCGCGCAGCAGATCACGCGCCGCCATGATCATTCCGGGGGTGCAGTAGCCGCACTGCAGCGCGTGCTGCTCGTGGAAGGCCCGTTGCAGCGGCGTCCACTCGCCGTCCCGGGCCAGCCCTTGGACGGTGGTCACCTCGCCGCCGTCGGCCTGGACGGCCAGCACCGAGCAGCTCTTCACACTCGTGCCGTCCAGCTCGACCGTGCAGGCGCCGCAGCTCGAGGTGTCGCAGCCGACCGGGGTGCCGGTCAGACCGAGCCGGTCGCGCAGATAGTGAACCAGCAGCAGACGGGGTTCCACCTCGTCCTCGTACGCCGTGCCGTCCACTTTCACCGAGATACGAGTCATGTGCCCTCCAGAGACCGTGCGGGCGGATACGGAGTGTCGGCGGACCTTGGGGTGACGAAGGTCACTCTATGGCCGGCCCCGGGGGACGGCGAGTGGTGCGGCACGGATCTGTCGAGCGTTGATCGAGCGTCGATCGATTGCTGCTGCCCGATGTGCGCACGACAGATTTCCGCGGGTGCCGACGCCGGCACCCGCGCTCCACGACCGGAGCGTGGGCGCCGACCGCGTCCCGTGTTCCCCGGCGTCCGGCCGAACGGGATCGCTACTCGTCCCAGGCCTGGATCATCGTCTGCTCGGTGATCCTTCCGTCCCGCAGCGAGACCATCGACTCCGAGTACACCCGTACCCCGTCCGGGTACACACAGGTCTCGCTGAAGGCGGCCTGGTCGTCCTGGACGACGCACCGCTCCAACCGGTGTGTCATGTCACGGCTGTAGACGTCGTCGAGCATGGTGGCGATCTCGTCCCTGCCGTGCAGGACCATGGGGCGGCTGGGCTGGGTGTTGCGGTCCACGACGCGCAGCTCGGCGTCGTCCGCGTAGAGCGCCGTCAGGGGCGCGGCCGTCGGGGCCTCGAGCCCGCGGCGCAGTGTGTCGGTGCCGAAGCGGGGTGCTGCCGAGGTTGCCATGATGACCTCCTTCGAGGGCCTCGGCCCGGTCCGGAGCGGGCCACGCCGGGCCTCACCTACGAGCCTCCCCCCGCCCGCCGGGCACGGCAAGCCCGGCCCGCGCGTTCCTCCTGACCCGGCACAGCCGTCGCCGTCCGGACCCGACGGCCGCGAGGAACTGCGTCGCCGCCAGCTCCGCGTACAGCGGATCGGCGGTCACCAGTTCCCGGTGCGTACCGACCGCGCGGACCCGGCCCGCGTCCATCACCACGATCCGGTCGGCCATCGTCACCGTCGACAGCCGGTGCGCGACCACCAGCACCGTCGTCGTCCGGGCCACCTCGGCGACGGTGTCGCGCAGCGCCGCCTCGTTCACCGCGTCGAGCTGCGAGGTGGCCTCGTCGAGCAGCAGCAGCCGGGGGCTGCGCAGCAGCGCGCGGGCGATCGCGACCCGCTGGCGCTCCCCGCCGGACAGCTTGGTGCCACGGTGCCCGACCAGCGTGTCGAGCCCTTCCGGGAGCTTGGCCACCAGACCGTCGAGCCGGGTCGTCTTCACCACCCGCGCCACCTCGTCGTCGTCCGCCTCCCGGTTCCCGAGCAGCAGGTTGTCGCGCAGGGAACCCGAGAGGACGGGCGCGTCCTGCTCCACATAGCCGATCGAGGACCGCAGCCGCGACAGCTCCCAGTCGGCCAGCTCCCGCCCGTCGAGGGTGATCATCCCGGAATCCGGCTCGTAGAAGCGCTCGATGAGGGAGAAGACGGTGGTCTTGCCCGCGCCGGACGGACCGACGAACGCGGTCATGCCCCGCGCGGGCACGGCGAACGTCACCCCGTGATGCACGTACGGCAGATCGTCCGCGTAACGGAAACGCACGTCCTCGAAGGCGAGCGCGGCGGGCGCGGCACCCGGCGCGGGCAGGGCCGCGGGCCTCGCGGCAGGCTCGGCGGGCAGCCGCAGCGCCTCCTGGATCCGGGCCAGAGCGGCGCTGCCCGTCTGATACTGCGTGATCGCGCCCACGACACTCTGGATCGGCATCATGAGGTAGAAGACGAACAGCAGGAACGCCACCAGCGTGCCGATGTCGATGGCGCCCGTCGCCACCCGGGCCCCGCCCACCGCGAGCACCGTGATGAACGCGACCTGCATCGAGAGCCCCGCCGTGTTGCCCGCCGCCGCCGACCACTTGGCGGCCCGCACGCTCTGCCGCCATGACTCCTCGGCCGCCTCGTGCAGGGCACGCTCCTCACGCGGTTCGGCACCGGACGCCTTCACCGTGCGCAGCGCGCCCAGCACCCGCTCCAGTGAGGCACCCATCACGCCGACCGCGTCCTGCGCCTGCCGGCCGGCCCGGCTGATGTGCGGCACGATCAGCGCGAGGACCGTCCCGGCGCCCGCGATCACGGCCAGGGTGACCCCCAGCAGCACCGGATCGACGAAACCCATCAGCGCGATGGTCGCGATCAGTGTCAGACCGCCTGTGCCGAGGCCCACCAGCGAGTCCGTGGTGACCTCCCGCAGCAGTGTGGTGTCGGAGGTGATGCGGGCCATCAGGTCCCCCGGCTCGCTGCGGTCCACGGCGGTGATCCGCAGCCGCAGCAGATACGACGACAACGAGCGCCGCGCCCCCAGCACCACCGACTCGGCGGTGCGCCGCAGCACGTACGAACCCAGCGCGCCCAGCACGGCGTTGGCTATCACCAGGGCCGACATCAGCATCAGCGCGCCGGTGATGGTCCGATCGTCGGACAGGTCGTCGATCAGGTCGCGGGCGACCAGCGGCAGCATCAGGCCGGTCGCCCCCGTCAGCAGGGACAGCGAGGCGCCGCCCAGCAGGGCCCACCGGTGCGGCCGTACGTAACCGAGGAGCGCCCGCCAGGCGGGCGGGTCGGACTTCTGTGCTGCGATGCTCACGTCGCTCCCTCGGCGTCGGGCGGAGAATTCAGGCTACGTCGCAGCGGTCCGCCCACGGGCCGCCGGGCCCGCCCTCGTGCACCCGGCACGAAACCCCCCGGCCCGCCCCGCGTTCCGACCTGCCGTGGAGCCCACCGGCCGGTTCCCGCGCAGGTCGCGTAGGGTCGGGAGGAGGTACCACCGGGAGACGAAGGAGCCAGCACCATGGCGCAGGAAGTACGCGGCGTGATCGCACCGGGCAAGGACGAGCCGGTACGCATCGAGACGATCGTCGTACCCGACCCGGGGCCGGGTGAGGCGGTCGTCCGCATCCAGGCCTGCGGGGTGTGCCACACCGACCTGCACTACAAGCAGGGTGGCATCAACGACGACTTCCCCTTCCTCCTCGGCCACGAGGCCGCGGGTGTCGTGGAGTCGGTGGGCGACGACGTCACCGACGTCGCCCCCGGTGACTTCGTCGTCCTCAACTGGCGCGCGGTGTGCGGCGCGTGCCGCGCCTGTCTGCGCGGACGCCCCTGGTACTGCTTCGACACGCACAACGCGAAGCAGAAGATGACCCTCGCCTCGACGGGCCAGGAGCTCTCCCCGGCCCTGGGCATCGGAGCCTTCGCCGAGAAGACTCTCGTCGCCGCCGGCCAGTGCACCAAGGTCGACCCCGAAGTCTCCCCGCAGGTCGCCGGCCTGCTGGGCTGCGGTGTGATGGCCGGCATCGGCGCCGCGATCAACACCGGCAACGTCGGCCGCGGCGACAGCGTCGCCGTCATCGGCTGCGGCGGCGTCGGCGACGCGGCCATCGCCGGGGCCCGGCTCGCCGGAGCGGCGAAGATCATCGCCGTCGACATCGACGACCGCAAGCTGGAGACCGCCCGCTCCATGGGCGCCACCCACACCGTCAACTCCCGCACCTCCGACCCCGTCGAGGCGATCCGCGGACTCACCGGCGGCTTCGGCGCCGATGTCGTCATCGAGGCCGTCGGCCGCCCCGAGACGTATCAGCAGGCCTTCTACGCCCGTGACCTGGCGGGCACCGTCGTCCTCGTCGGCGTGCCCACCCCGGAGATGAAGCTCGAACTGCCGCTCCTCGACGTGTTCGGCCGCGGCGGCTCCCTGAAGTCGTCCTGGTACGGCGACTGCCTGCCCTCACGCGACTTCCCGATGCTGATCGACCTGCACCAGCAGGGCCGCCTGGACCTCGGCGCGTTCGTCACCGAGACCATCCAGCTCGACGAGGTCGAGAAGGCCTTCGAGCGGATGCACAAGGGCGACGTCCTGCGCTCGGTGGTGGTGCTCTGATGACCACCCGCATCGAACACCTCGTCACCTCCGGGCAGTTCAGCCTCGACGGCGGCACCTGGGACGTCGACAACAACGTGTGGATCGTCGGCGACGACCACGAGGTGATCGTCATCGACGCCGCCCACGACGCCGACGCCATCGTCGAGGCGGTGGGCGACCGCCGCCTGAAGGCGATCGTGTGCACCCACGCCCACAACGACCACATCGACGCCGCGCCGGCCCTCGCCGACCGCACCGGTGCCACCATCTGGCTGCACCACGACGACCTGCCGCTGTGGAAGCAGACCCACCCGGACCGCGATCCCGACGCCTGGCTGGTCGACGGCCAGGTGATCGAGGCGGCCGGCGCCGACCTCACGGTGCTGCACACGCCGGGGCACGCGCCCGGCGCGGTCTGCCTGTACGACGCCGGGCTCGCCACCGTGTTCACCGGAGACACCCTGTTCCAGGGCGGTCCCGGCGCCACCGGCCGCTCGTTCTCCCACTTCCCGACGATCGTCGACTCGATCCGGGAGCGGCTGCTCACGCTCCCGCCGGAGACGAAGGTGCGCACCGGCCACGGCGACTCGACCACCATCGGCGCGGAGGCCCCGCACCTCGAGGAGTGGATCGCCCGCGGCCACTGAGGCCGCTCCGGCGACTCCGCCCCGGTACCCGTCGTGGTCACGTCCGACCGGGCGACTGCCGGGAAAAGGTGACAGAGGATGTCCGGCTTACCCGTCACTCTCGTAACGACAGCAGATCGCTGTCACGCGTGACGGGAGGCCGGACATGCCGGAGT
Coding sequences within it:
- a CDS encoding SRPBCC family protein; this translates as MELHHEFTVPVPVDDAWPALLDIERVAPCLPGATVEEYDGTKVTGSVKVKVGPVTVTYRGTAVFEERDETAHRMVLVASGRETRGQGTARATVTATLGERDGGTAVSVRTDLTVTGRPAQFGRGVLAEVGERLIGRFAACLSEQLTQPPGTADETGAADKTSAAGETGVAGETGATVVAGAPQAVRRAEAPPDEPLDLLRTAGLPVAKRAAAVLAGAVALSLLVARIRRRHRS
- a CDS encoding XdhC/CoxI family protein, encoding MRDILPALTRWYTAGRPFGLATVVGASRSTPRDPGAAMAVGPDDEVVGSVSGGCVEGAVFELAREVVGDGDARLETFGYSDDDAFAVGLTCGGEITLLVRPVTPERDPAFGAVAESVAAGEPVTVATVTDGPAPRGATLAVWRDRLAGTLGTTGLNAAVTADARGELALGATGLRHYGPRGQRREDAVSVFLQSFAPPPRMLVFGAIDYAAAVARIGAFLGYRVTVCDARPVFATPRRFPEGVEVVVDWPHRYLQGTETDGRTVICVLTHDQKFDVPLLLEALRRPAAYIGAMGSRRTHTDRRERLVEAGLTGDELSRLRSPVGLDLGARTPEEVAVSVAAEIVALRWGGTGAPLSATGGAVHPPVPAP
- a CDS encoding vWA domain-containing protein; translated protein: MTDMAGVADVTGGAPRGRSAPDGERDVRDDGVRAEDVRAGGPYEAVAVLLGFARALRAAGADASAERVHAFLRAVDALRPGARTDVYWAGRLTLCAGPDDLERYDRVFAAYFGTGEPGGPPPPAAPRPRQRLVVRDAAGRRAGGTEEERPGPPLATRASSTETLRHRDLADLAAAEREQVRRLLAALTPRGEVRRTARRRPARRGDVDPHRTVRELLRRGGEPARLRHRARAERPRRLVLLVDVSGSMAPYADALLRFAHAAVRGRTAEVFTIGTRLTRVTRELSHRDPDPALSAAWDAVPDWRGGTRLGVLLREFLDLWGQRGMARGAVVVLLSDGWERGDPELLAAQMRRLHRLAHRVIWANPLKARPGYAPLAAGMAAALPSVDAFVEGHSLAALENLAAVVRGASPDRASPGRAGAPDPAAVPREGAHRA
- a CDS encoding AAA family ATPase → MRARLEATGYLLDDGLAMACFLALKLHRPVFCEGDPGVGKTALATALAEALDAPLIRLQCHEGIDASQALYDWDFPRQLLHLRAAEATGITDADRLEGELYDRRFLIARPLLRALQTQPCVLLVDEIDRADDEFEALLLELLSEFSVTIPELGTVRAEVPPVVVLTSNRTREVHDALKRRCLYHWFGHPDFARELAIVRRRLPGVSARLAEQVTALVQALRAQDLLKPPGVAETIDWAQALDALGASEVDADLAVATLGSALKYREDIERARGLDLAAVLAARGT
- a CDS encoding FAD binding domain-containing protein, with amino-acid sequence MIPPAFDYARPTSLDEALRVLADGGEDAKVLAGGQSLLPLLRLRLAFPELVVDVGRVPGLRGVREDGDTLVIGAMTTHHEVIRDPLVRRHAGLLAAATRTVADPAVRHRGTFGGSLAHADPAADLPAAVLAMDGELVVAGPGGRRTVPAREFFVNYLETVLEPDELLVEVRVPKADGWGFHYEKFQRVAQSYAIVGVAALVRRDNGRITEARIGLVNMGATPLRATAAERALAGCDDTQAVARAAQSAAEGTQPPRDTSGSPEYRAHLAQVLTRRAVLTAAGMG